In a genomic window of Epinephelus lanceolatus isolate andai-2023 chromosome 3, ASM4190304v1, whole genome shotgun sequence:
- the LOC117255341 gene encoding uncharacterized protein LOC117255341 isoform X2, with translation MKPLAGTKKRPKAAGAEAALSLQEELVAAIHGAFAVAVEIAVREVTKLVGQATGDVYEEMRRENESLKQRLQRAEALLDSARVEEERGGSSPTKQLVNVTNRADQPPHMKYNQKSPNPKVGNVHRRTGVRGHNPPAGRSRPHQLPEPQHTPEEHRSEGDMQTQHVSDAASEEKGDDGCAVSCNALIKEASEENSIVCVVRVESINQPFRDLAGQERHSPPPPSEDEEFTSKQVTVKQERQEEEEDDLTCCLDSIKVEDFSPECMSAAQSKMLEEWKPEVLDIQSQDSNGPLSCTRLAQEFPNIFQLAEPAPVPEAPPQVYGVHVRTSRSLGHTFTNHHTCKYCGQTFHLPSLLRRHYGQCQQKLQQCYQQPADGSKRTRLQLYPPGCSPFQCTECNREFNRMENLKTHLRIHTGERPYTCSVCSKCFRHSGALTRHFRIHTGEKPYICGQCGKSFRNCGGLKFHQRSHSK, from the exons ATGAAGCCGCTGGCTGGGACCAAGAAGCGTCCGAAAGCAGCCGGAGCTGAGGCTGCTCTGTCTCTGCAAGAGGAGCTTGTTGCAGCGATACACGGAGCATTTGCAGTGGCTGTGGAGATCGCAGTTCGAGAGGTGACCAAGCTTGTAGGTCAGGCGACAGGAGACGTCTATGAAGAGATGCGACGGGAGAACGAGTCCCTCAAACAAAGACTGCAGAGAGCTGAAGCTTTGCTGGACTCTGCGCGCGTGGAGGAGGAAAGAGGTGGCAGCTCTCCTACAAAGCAACTCGTGAATGTCACTAACCGTGCAGATCAACCGCCTCATATGAAGTACAATCAAAAAAGCCCAAATCCTAAAGTGGGCAACGTGCACCGTCGTAcgggggtcagaggtcacaatCCTCCTGCAGGTCGCAGCCGTCCACACCAGCTTCCTGAACCCCAACACACACCTGAGGAGCACAGATCAGAAGGTGACATGCAGACACAACATGTCAGTGATGCTGCTTCAGAGGAAAAAGGAGACGATGGATGTGCTGTTTCTTGTAATGCCTTGATTAAAG AAGCCAGTGAAGAAAACtccattgtgtgtgtggtgagagTAGAAAGCATCAACCAGCCATTTCGAGACCTGGCAGGTCAAGAACGCCACTCGCCACCACCTCCCAGTGAGGATGAAGAGTTCACTTCAAAGCAGGTTACAGTAAAGCAGGAGAggcaagaagaggaggaagatgatttGACTTGCTGCTTAGACTCGATCAAAGTGGAGGATTTTAGTCCAGAGTGTATGTCAGCGGCGCAGTCCAAAATGCTGGAGGAGTGGAAACCAGAAGTGCTGGATATTCAGAGCCAAGACTCCAACGGTCCTCTGTCCTGCACCAGGCTGGCTCAGG AGTTCCCAAACATCTTCCAACTGGCAGAACCAGCTCCCGTCCCAGAAGCCCCTCCACAGGTTTATGGAGTCCATGTGCGGACCAGCCGCAGCCTCGGCCACACCTTCACCAACCACCACACCTGCAAGTATTGTGGCCAGACATTCCACCTGCCCAGCTTGCTGCGGCGGCACTACGGCCAGTGCCAGCAGAAGCTCCAGCAGTGTTATCAGCAACCCGCTGATGGAAGCAAGAGGACCAGACTGCAGCTTTACCCACCGGGCTGCAGCCCCTTCCAATGCACGGAGTGCAACCGAGAGTTCAACCGCATGGAGAACCTTAAGACTCACCTTCGCATCCACACGGGAGAGAGGCCGTACACCTGCTCAGTGTGCTCCAAGTGTTTCCGTCACTCTGGGGCGCTAACCAGGCACTTCCGTATCCACACCGGAGAGAAGCCTTACATCTGTGGACAGTGTGGGAAGTCCTTCAGGAACTGTGGGGGGCTCAAATTCCACCAGCGTTCACACAGCAAGTAG
- the avpi1 gene encoding uncharacterized protein avpi1, with amino-acid sequence MAEAPASTSPEDGLHVQWKLSSQRSRKSACSNIFTGVNLHQLHRLFRTAGDRDAEHRAKLVWRGMDADMEGAEEGKEEEGEDREEEAGLAQALVGLRVRARNKAGIRVEGHKDHKWLRTSGYLRIDEPLSGYTVEDEEADIAPRSGEFLAVTEEDIPENPNPFKPSSWRLGVMRHEGASHPERYLHHILH; translated from the exons ATGGCAGAGGCCCCAGCATCCACCTCCCCCGAGGATGGCCTACATGTACAGTGGAAACTTTCCAGTCAACGAAGCAGGAAGTCTGCATGCTCCAACATCTTTACGGGAGTCAACCTGCACCAGCTGCACAGGCTGTTCAGAACAGCAGGAGACAGAGACGCTGAACATCGGGCGAAGCTGGTGTGGCGAGGTATGGATGCAGACATGGAGGGGGCagaggaggggaaggaggaggaaggggaggacagagaggaagaggcaggGCTGGCCCAGGCCTTGGTGGGGCTCCGAGTCCGAGCGAGGAATAAAGCGGGTATCAGAGTGGAGGGACACAAGGACCACAAGTGGCTCAGAACATCAGGGTATCTCAG GATTGACGAGCCATTATCAGGCTACACTGTTGAGGATGAGGAGGCCGACATAGCACCCCGTTCGGGAGAATTTCTGGCAGTGACTGAGGAAGACATCCCAGAGAACCCAAACCCCTTTAAACCTTCGTCATGGAGGCTGGGTGTGATGAGACATGAGGGTGCCAGCCACCCTGAACGCTACCTTCACCACATCCTCCACTAA
- the pi4k2a gene encoding phosphatidylinositol 4-kinase type 2-alpha: protein MDETSPLVSPLRDSGDFSYCPTEPTSPRGAFGSTPGSVVRIPAGSPGRNRERQPLLDRDRGSSPREPHRNEFPEDPEFREIIRKAERAIEEGIYPERIYQGSSGSYFVKDSQGKIIGVFKPKNEEPYGQLNPKWTKWLQKLCCPCCFGRDCLVLNQGYLSEAGASLVDQKLELNIVPRTKVVYLASETFNYSAIDRVKSRGKKLALEKVPKVGQRFHRIGLPPKVGSFQLFVDGYKDADFWLRRFEAEPLPENTNRQLQLQFERLVVLDYIIRNTDRGNDNWLLKYDCPMDPVGNRDTDWVVVKDPIIKLAAIDNGLAFPLKHPDSWRAYPFYWAWLTQAKIPFSQEIRELVLPKLSDPNFIKDLEEDLYELFKKDPGFDRGQFHKQVAVMRGQILNLCQALKDGKTPLQLVQMPPVIVETARAPQRANSESYTQSFQSRRPFFTWW from the exons ATGGACGAGACGAGTCCGCTCGTCTCTCCGCTCCGGGATTCCGGTGATTTCAGCTACTGTCCCACAGAGCCCACCAGCCCCCGGGGCGCGTTTGGAAGCACCCCGGGCTCGGTGGTGCGCATCCCGGCAGGCAGTCCGGGACGCAACCGGGAGAGACAGCCGCTCCTGGACCGGGATCGTGGGAGCTCGCCGCGGGAGCCGCACAGGAACGAGTTCCCGGAGGATCCAGAGTTTAGAGAGATCATCCGAAAGGCCGAGCGAGCCATAGAGGAGGGGATCTACCCGGAGAGGATCTACCAAGGATCCAGTGGAAGCTATTTTGTCAAAGACTCACAGGGG AAAATTATCGGCGTGTTCAAACCTAAGAATGAAGAGCCTTATGGCCAGCTGAACCCCAAGTGGACTAAGTGGCTCCAGAAACTGTGTTGTCCCTGCTGTTTTGGACGCGACTGCTTGGTCCTGAACCAGGGTTACCTCTCAGAGGCAGGGGCCAGCCTCGTCGATCAGAAACTGGAGCTCAACATCGTTCCCAGGACCAAg GTGGTGTACTTGGCCAGTGAAACATTCAACTACAGTGCCATAGACAGGGTGAAGTCTCGAGGAAAGAAGTTAGCCCTGGAGAAGGTGCCTAAAGTGGGTCAGCGTTTCCACAGGATTGGACTGCCACCCAAG GTTGGCTCCTTCCAGCTCTTCGTTGATGGCTACAAGGATGCAGATTTCTGGCTGCGGAGGTTTGAAGCAGAGCCGCTGCCTGAAAACACCAACCGCCAGCTCCAGCTGCAGTTTGAGCGGCTTGTAGTCCTCGATTACATCATCAGGAACACAG ACAGGGGAAATGACAACTGGTTGCTCAAGTATGACTGTCCCATGGACCCTGTTGGGAATAGG GACACAGACTGGGTGGTAGTAAAGGATCCCATCATCAAGCTAGCAGCTATAGACAACGGCCTCGCCTTCCCCCTCAAACACCCTGACTCCTGGAGAGCTT ACCCGTTCTACTGGGCGTGGCTCACCCAGGCCAAAATTCCTTTCTCCCAGGAAATCAGAGAGCTGGTCCTGCCCAAACTCTCCGACCCAAATTTCATCAAAGACCTGGAAGAGGACTTGTATGAATTATTCAAG AAAGACCCTGGTTTCGACAGAGGACAGTTTCACAAACAAGTAGCCGTAATGAGGGGGCAG ATCCTGAACCTATGCCAAGCCCTGAAGGATGGTAAAACACCCCTGCAGTTGGTCCAGATGCCCCCAGTAATCGTTGAAACAGCCAGAGCACCTCAGAGAGCCAACAGTGAGTCCTACACACAGAGTTTCCAGAGCAGAAGACCCTTCTTCACCTGGTGGTAG
- the LOC117255341 gene encoding uncharacterized protein LOC117255341 isoform X1: MKPLAGTKKRPKAAGAEAALSLQEELVAAIHGAFAVAVEIAVREVTKLVGQATGDVYEEMRRENESLKQRLQRAEALLDSARVEEERGGSSPTKQLVNVTNRADQPPHMKYNQKSPNPKVGNVHRRTGVRGHNPPAGRSRPHQLPEPQHTPEEHRSEGDMQTQHVSDAASEEKGDDGCAVSCNALIKEASEENSIVCVVRVESINQPFRDLAGQERHSPPPPSEDEEFTSKQVTVKQERQEEEEDDLTCCLDSIKVEDFSPECMSAAQSKMLEEWKPEVLDIQSQDSNGPLSCTRLAQDLPSLSSEFPNIFQLAEPAPVPEAPPQVYGVHVRTSRSLGHTFTNHHTCKYCGQTFHLPSLLRRHYGQCQQKLQQCYQQPADGSKRTRLQLYPPGCSPFQCTECNREFNRMENLKTHLRIHTGERPYTCSVCSKCFRHSGALTRHFRIHTGEKPYICGQCGKSFRNCGGLKFHQRSHSK, from the exons ATGAAGCCGCTGGCTGGGACCAAGAAGCGTCCGAAAGCAGCCGGAGCTGAGGCTGCTCTGTCTCTGCAAGAGGAGCTTGTTGCAGCGATACACGGAGCATTTGCAGTGGCTGTGGAGATCGCAGTTCGAGAGGTGACCAAGCTTGTAGGTCAGGCGACAGGAGACGTCTATGAAGAGATGCGACGGGAGAACGAGTCCCTCAAACAAAGACTGCAGAGAGCTGAAGCTTTGCTGGACTCTGCGCGCGTGGAGGAGGAAAGAGGTGGCAGCTCTCCTACAAAGCAACTCGTGAATGTCACTAACCGTGCAGATCAACCGCCTCATATGAAGTACAATCAAAAAAGCCCAAATCCTAAAGTGGGCAACGTGCACCGTCGTAcgggggtcagaggtcacaatCCTCCTGCAGGTCGCAGCCGTCCACACCAGCTTCCTGAACCCCAACACACACCTGAGGAGCACAGATCAGAAGGTGACATGCAGACACAACATGTCAGTGATGCTGCTTCAGAGGAAAAAGGAGACGATGGATGTGCTGTTTCTTGTAATGCCTTGATTAAAG AAGCCAGTGAAGAAAACtccattgtgtgtgtggtgagagTAGAAAGCATCAACCAGCCATTTCGAGACCTGGCAGGTCAAGAACGCCACTCGCCACCACCTCCCAGTGAGGATGAAGAGTTCACTTCAAAGCAGGTTACAGTAAAGCAGGAGAggcaagaagaggaggaagatgatttGACTTGCTGCTTAGACTCGATCAAAGTGGAGGATTTTAGTCCAGAGTGTATGTCAGCGGCGCAGTCCAAAATGCTGGAGGAGTGGAAACCAGAAGTGCTGGATATTCAGAGCCAAGACTCCAACGGTCCTCTGTCCTGCACCAGGCTGGCTCAGG ATCTTCCATCCCTCTCCTCAGAGTTCCCAAACATCTTCCAACTGGCAGAACCAGCTCCCGTCCCAGAAGCCCCTCCACAGGTTTATGGAGTCCATGTGCGGACCAGCCGCAGCCTCGGCCACACCTTCACCAACCACCACACCTGCAAGTATTGTGGCCAGACATTCCACCTGCCCAGCTTGCTGCGGCGGCACTACGGCCAGTGCCAGCAGAAGCTCCAGCAGTGTTATCAGCAACCCGCTGATGGAAGCAAGAGGACCAGACTGCAGCTTTACCCACCGGGCTGCAGCCCCTTCCAATGCACGGAGTGCAACCGAGAGTTCAACCGCATGGAGAACCTTAAGACTCACCTTCGCATCCACACGGGAGAGAGGCCGTACACCTGCTCAGTGTGCTCCAAGTGTTTCCGTCACTCTGGGGCGCTAACCAGGCACTTCCGTATCCACACCGGAGAGAAGCCTTACATCTGTGGACAGTGTGGGAAGTCCTTCAGGAACTGTGGGGGGCTCAAATTCCACCAGCGTTCACACAGCAAGTAG